The nucleotide sequence ACCTATGAGTTGGACTGCCAGTCTGCTGTACTCTTTTATAAATAAGACCAGTTCATACAATTTGTGCACATGTTTTCCATGAAAGGATGAGTGgcattcttctttttattttttctatttgttTTCTGGAATGTTAATTATCTCATAGATGATATACAATTGTTATAGATCAGATCTGCAGCCAAAGAAGATCGTGATGTAATGGAGAAGGGGATTAAAGCATTTGTGTCTTACATCCGTGCATACAAGGAACATCACTGCTCTTTCATCTTCAGGTTTGCCTTATCATTATCTTTCTTTGATACCACAGCATTTTTTAAGTTTTCTAATGGCATCAATTACAGGTGGAAAGAACTGGAGATTGGGAAATTGGCCATGGGATATGGTTTACTGCAGATCCCATCAATGCCAGAGGTGAAGCATCACTCTCTGTCAGTCGATGGTTTCTTTCCTGTAGTTGGTATCGATTTGTCACAGATCAAGTACAAGTAAGCATCTGTTTATCAGGCAAATTGTCATTTGAGTACTGTAAGATTTGGTCAACAATgatttaactaatattttttaactATTTCATATAATTTATCACTTATATAGTTTATTTTTAGATATTAACTTCTATAAATGAGTATAATTATCTTCCATAATTCTTGATCCGGGTTTGGAATATCTTACATCTTGAAACCTGTTCAATAACTTTTTCCTTTGTAATTTATATTTGCTATTAATAACATTTTCATGTGAACTGCCTGTGGCTACATACATATCCCTTGTGCTTGGTTTCAATCTTGTTGAGAATTGACCTACTATATGGGAACTCACAGAACATATATTTGGCTGtggtttcttttattttttttctctctctctgcttATGTTCCTTGTTATATCCAGAGATAAAGCTAGAGAGAGACACAGATTGAAGATCTTGCAGAGCAAGCAAGCGGAAGAGCCTAAACAAAATAGAGTGAAGAAGATACCGGATGACAACGTTGCCATTACAAGGAAGAAAACAGGCAGGCAACGTCGTGCGACTCAAACCAAAGAGGATGACGAGGAGTTGGAAAATGAGTatcgcttgctgaagaagcttaaGCGAGGGTTGATTGATGAAAGCGAATATGAAAAGCTTACTGGTTTTGGAAACTTGGAAGAAGGCTCCTCTGAAAGTAACTCTAAGGACTACGGAGCGGAACTCTCTACCGGGTCAAAAAGTAAAAGAGCAAAAATCAAGCGAGGAAAGAATGCAAAAAACACAGAAAGATCCAGGGCTAGGAAGAACAAGAAGGGTTCGAAGATGATGAGGCTGAAGATGATAAAGAATACAAGGGCTTGACTCACCTGCCATCATTGTGCACGTAGGTCGGGTGTAGCCATGATGCTGTAACAGACTCCAATAGTATGCAAATCATTCTGCTCCCTCGAAAGTTTCAGTGCATGTCATATGGTAAGATCAAATTAGACTTGGAGCCTATGAATATTTACGCCTTGTGCTGATAATGTTGCGTTTCTTGGCTGTTTGCAGTCCTTTCTTTTGATGCGGTTATCAAGCTAATTTTGGAGGTCGGCAACCCGGTAATGGTATGGTACTTACGAAAATAGTAAAGATACAGTTTGTTCTACGAATTTGAATTTGTCAAAACAGACACACACATACATTGCTTATAAGCTCTGATGTCTTCTCTCTTGTGGTCTGGTGGATGATCAGGTTTAAGTCGCAAAAatgtatttttatttatcaaGAAAAAAATGCATATTGATCGGTCATCTCAAATTTTAATCTCTAGTGGATTCCTTTTGATGCCttcctagaaaaaaaaaaagatcatcacAGCAAGCGTGACTTGCTTGCAACTGAGGCGGATGGTCCTAAAGCTACCAAAGGGCCGCTACAACACCGACAACGGGACCGGTGGAGCTTTTTATCCACTGCCAGCATTGTCGCGACCTAAACGTACGCCCCCTTCGTCTCTCCACAAGAGGACAATACCAATGACTATAGGAGCTTTTGTCGTCCGATCTATATCTTCTTTGATCTCAAACATGTGCACATGCTGAACACcaacaaaaaattattattcttatttagAATGTAGATGATTTATCTTATCTCGGTTCCAAATTTTTCTTGGACAAAAATTATTCATAGTTTTTCTTGGATTATTTTGTCGAGTGAATGCCTAATTGGATGATTCACCATCCAATTATTTTGATCATGTGATAGATGGTTAAAAGAATGATTATTCATGTCATGAATGAGACAGAGAAAATGTATGGTAGTGGTGCTTCGTTGGTGACAAGTGTAGTTGGCGCTGTTCGAGGCACATTTTCCTATGGAAACGATGAGAAGTCGCACAATAATTTTGCCGGAGAAGGCCAGACGGGTGCGGATGTGCTTTCCctttcacctctctctctctctcaaaataaTGGAGGACTGCACTCACTCATCCTACCGCACACTTTGCAGGCGTTCAAACCTCCTCCCTCTGCACCTCCAAAGTTAGCTTCTCCAACAGGCCGTACGAGAATCTCTTCTGCTGCGGCTCACCTTTAGTCGGACAGTAACTTCGACTCCAGTTTGGATGTGAACACAAAAGaagacgctctctctctctctctctctctctctctctctgttttcgCACACGCATTTTGAGACCTCAGAAGAAACGTTTTTTTACTGCATGCAAAAGCTTATCTTAACCAATCAGTGTAAATTAACAGTGGGCGGTCGATACCATGAATGCAAGCAATCTCCATATTAtccttggtgttctcttcttctgCTGCTTGTATGAACCAAACAAAATTCATATATATCCTTCTCATCACTCACGCAGAGACAAGTATCAGAGAAGAAGTAAGAGGTTTATGTACTGACAAGAATCGGAACAACACGTTTCGATTACCTATTATATATCATGCACCAATTCCATCAAAATTTACTGAATCAGTCTCCCAAGTTGGTCAGCCTCATGACAATTATACGGAATTTAGAGCCAAGAACATCAGATGCATAGGCTCATGTATCCTTCCCCTGCGCTGACTGCCAAATTGCAGCAAGAAGAACTAAACAAGAGGAATCGACGCTCAAGAAGATGATGACGAGCCAGCTGGCGTAGCACGCGATCCCTCACCGGCCTCCGAACTGCTCAAAGCTGCAGCAACAGCACTGCTATTACGAGCACCAGTAGCGtcgtcagcaatagaagcaccaacAGCAGGAAACAATGAAGCCTCCCCTCCGCTGGTGGCCGCCGCTGTGTCCTGTAGGAGcttccgcttcttcttcttcttcttcttcttgtggtaAGGGACGCCGCGAGCCCTGCCCTGGCTCTCCTTCACCTCGCGAAGGTAGATGCCGACGGCCCTCGCGCCGAAGGGGTTGGACTCGGGCACGCCGTCGTTCTCCTCATAGGCGGCCCGGAGGCGCCCGACGAGCGCGTCGAGCGAGCCCCACGCCTGCTTCAGCGGGCAGACGCACGGCGCCGGCGGGTTCGGGTGGCCGAAGTAGGTGCACCCGGTCGCGTGCACCTTCGTCTTCCCGAACTGGTCCAGGTACTTCAAGAACTCGATCACGTGAGCCCCGCTGCAGCGCGCCAGGCTGAGCGGCGGCCGGTGGCTCCTCAGGTACTGAAGGAAGGTGTTCCAGTCTCGCCGCTTCTGCGACTCGTATCGGCTCGGCGGTttccgttgctgctgctgctgaggaGATGATGGAGGAGGCGGAAATGGATCGACGACACCGAGATCGGTCGGGCCAGGATCCATGCAACCGTAGTCGCTGTTGACGCCCTTGTATCTTCTCTACTTGGTTTACTTGCAGTCTTCTCTCTTACAACCCCTCTTTGCTTGTCGAGGAAGAGTTGGGTTGGGGTGGGGGTGCGTGTGCAGTGCGCAGTGCGCAGGAAAGTGGGGAGACTTGAAGTCGGGCGTCAAAAAGAGTTAATGCTGCTGATTGGATATatgaagcaa is from Musa acuminata AAA Group cultivar baxijiao chromosome BXJ3-8, Cavendish_Baxijiao_AAA, whole genome shotgun sequence and encodes:
- the LOC135645999 gene encoding protein LIGHT-DEPENDENT SHORT HYPOCOTYLS 5-like, encoding MDPGPTDLGVVDPFPPPPSSPQQQQQRKPPSRYESQKRRDWNTFLQYLRSHRPPLSLARCSGAHVIEFLKYLDQFGKTKVHATGCTYFGHPNPPAPCVCPLKQAWGSLDALVGRLRAAYEENDGVPESNPFGARAVGIYLREVKESQGRARGVPYHKKKKKKKKRKLLQDTAAATSGGEASLFPAVGASIADDATGARNSSAVAAALSSSEAGEGSRATPAGSSSSS